The proteins below are encoded in one region of Silene latifolia isolate original U9 population chromosome 2, ASM4854445v1, whole genome shotgun sequence:
- the LOC141641830 gene encoding uncharacterized protein LOC141641830, protein MDQDRLWIKWVSDVYIKDHDWHCYTPPTDATWVWKNICKVKDKLKTGYANGSWTVSPKGYSIRSGYDWLSPDHIHLDWPAIVWSNWNIPKHSITTWLRMQEGMNVKSKLVRFGYCSDDLCMLCQLQPKTVEHMFTTCVYTVKVQSCLAKWYGGGFPTVTDLIATQKDSIQWKVRVAMFNAVTYSIWYQRNNARVNDVLMRPRVCGKARIEEDVKMRVK, encoded by the coding sequence ATAGGCTTTGGATCAAATGGGTTAGTGATGTATATATCAAGGACCATGACTGGCATTGCTATACTCCTCCTACTGATGCTACCTGGGTGTGGAAGAATATTTGCAAAGTAAAAGACAAACTCAAGACTGGTTATGCTAATGGCAGCTGGACTGTGAGTCCTAAAGGGTATTCTATCAGGAGTGGATATGACTGGCTCTCCCCTGATCACATTCATCTTGACTGGCCTGCAATTGTTTGGAGTAATTGGAACATTCCTAAGCATTCTATAACCACATGGCTTAGAATGCAAGAGGGCATGAATGTGAAGAGTAAACTAGTGAGATTTGGATACTGTTCTGATGATCTTTGCATGCTCTGTCAGTTACAGCCTAAAACAGTGGAGCATATGTTTACTACATGTGTGTATACTGTCAAAGTTCAATCTTGCTTAGCAAAATGGTATGGTGGTGGCTTCCCTACGGTGACTGATCTGATTGCAACCCAGAAAGATAGTATTCAATGGAAGGTAAGGGTAGCCATGTTCAATGCGGTTACATATTCTATATGGTACCAAAGGAATAATGCTAGAGTTAATGATGTTTTGATGAGGCCACGAGTTTGTGGCAAAGCACGAATAGAGGAAGATGTAAAGATGAGAGTTAAATGA